Proteins encoded within one genomic window of Nitrospina gracilis 3/211:
- a CDS encoding VWA domain-containing protein: MKRMISVLLCILFFYGCAEQASNSRGVYLLLDTSGTYTKELRKAQQIINYLLGTLGPGDTMAVARIDSASFSEKDIVAKVTFDSRPSVANAQKRKFAEIVNDFVEKVKGSQYTDISGGLFQAIEYLNEVEASNKHILIYSDLKEELPEGYNRNLKFTLDGFKVRALNVTKLRADNVNPEEYVDRLKIWQQKVETGGGNWEVVNDLDREDALML, from the coding sequence ATGAAACGAATGATTTCAGTTCTATTATGCATCCTGTTTTTCTACGGATGCGCCGAGCAGGCCTCAAACAGCCGGGGCGTGTACCTTCTGCTCGACACATCCGGTACCTACACGAAGGAGTTGAGGAAGGCCCAGCAGATCATCAACTACCTGCTGGGAACGCTCGGTCCCGGTGACACCATGGCCGTGGCACGCATCGACAGCGCCAGCTTCAGCGAGAAGGACATCGTCGCCAAGGTGACGTTCGACTCGCGGCCGTCCGTGGCCAACGCGCAGAAACGCAAGTTTGCCGAGATCGTCAACGACTTCGTCGAGAAAGTGAAAGGCAGTCAGTACACGGACATCTCCGGCGGTTTGTTCCAGGCCATCGAGTACCTGAATGAAGTCGAGGCCTCGAACAAGCACATCCTCATCTACTCCGACCTCAAGGAGGAACTGCCGGAGGGCTACAACCGCAACCTCAAGTTCACCCTCGACGGATTCAAGGTGCGCGCGTTGAACGTGACCAAGCTGCGCGCCGACAACGTGAATCCGGAAGAGTACGTGGACCGGTTGAAAATCTGGCAGCAGAAGGTGGA